One Cohnella candidum genomic region harbors:
- a CDS encoding CxxH/CxxC protein: protein MYCVCREHVELAIDKFVDEYEDAPDLINLQTTTFSDWTAPARCDWCEGPAEVLVV from the coding sequence ATGTATTGCGTATGCCGGGAACACGTGGAGCTCGCGATCGACAAATTCGTCGACGAGTACGAAGACGCACCGGATTTAATCAACCTGCAGACGACGACGTTCTCGGATTGGACGGCACCCGCGCGCTGCGATTGGTGTGAAGGGCCGGCGGAAGTGCTGGTCGTTTAA